The following coding sequences lie in one Daphnia pulex isolate KAP4 chromosome 1, ASM2113471v1 genomic window:
- the LOC124189466 gene encoding ATP-binding cassette sub-family D member 3-like isoform X2, with product MAPVFSKLVSKSPGFLSSILGKPIAVTGGGLALLLWLASVHRTNQNRRAAAAERIQYVINEKNKRSAEKVAIDGTFIKRIAAILRIIIPGVFSPEAGFMILVAAALVARSSCDIWMIQNSTSIESAIIGRNFPLFKSYVIQFIAAMPMISMVNNVLKLGLDELKLRFRTRLTRHLYDQYLKDFTYYKMNNLDNRISNPDQLLTTDVERFCSSITELYSNISKPILDIVIYVHRLAVTIGGQGPSIMVLYLFVSGVLLTHLRRPVSRMTVSEQQLEGEFRYVNSRLITNAEEVAFYRGNVREKHTMLTAFTRLVRHLRRFLEFRFTMGFVDNIIAKYIATAVGFFVVSRPFFSTTHHLSTAGSSERLEQYYKSGRMLVKLAEAIGRLVLAGRELTRLAGFTLRVTELITVLQDLNNGRYQRTMVSNENGEGKVVSRVPLIPGAGRIINKDNIIHFEHVPLVTPNGDVLIEDMSFEVHSGMNVLVCGPNGCGKSSLFRVLGELWPVFGGTLTKPGPGKLFYIPQRPYMTLGSLRDQVIYPDTYDDMVRKGIHDNDLLTYLDLVKLTYIQERDGRWDAVADWMDVLSGGEKQRIAMARLFYHKPQFAILDECTSAVSVDVEGSMYQYCRQVGITLFTVSHRRSLWQHHEFYLHMDGRGNYEFKPIDLDTIEFGS from the exons ATGGCTCCAGTCTTCAGTAAACTAGTTAGCAAAAGCCCTGGCTTTTTGTCTAGTATTTTGGGGAAACCGATTGCTGTTACCGGGGGAGGCCTCGCACTTCTGCTGTGGCTTGCTAGTGTTCATAGAACTAATCAAAACAGAAg agctgctgctgctgaaagaATTCAATATGTCATCAACGAG aaaaacaaaaggtcAGCTGAGAAGGTGGCAATCGATGGTACATTCATCAAACGTATTGCTGCCATCTTGCGTATCATCATACCTGGAGTATTTTCACCTGAAGCTGGCTTCATGATTTTAGTGGCTGCAGCATTAGTAGCCAGATCCAGTTGTGATATATGGATGATTCAGAATTCAACATCAATTGAAAG TGCTATTATTGGGCGCAATTTTCCacttttcaaaagttatgtaaTCCAGTTCATTGCAGCAATGCCAATG aTTTCTATGGTGAACAATGTCTTGAAg CTTGGATTGGACGAACTTAAACTCCGCTTTAGAACTCGACTGACTCGCCATCTCTATGACCAATACTTAAA AGATTTCACATACTACAAAATGAACAACCTCGACAACCGAATTTCAAATCCGGATCAACTACTTACAACCGATGTCGAACGATTCTGCTCGAGCATCACAGAACTCTATTCGAACATTAGCAAACCTATTTTGGACATTGTCATCTATGTTCATAGATTGGCTGTTACAATTGGTGGACAA GGTCCTAGCATTATGGTTCTTTATTTGTTCGTTTCCGGAGTCTTGTTGACTCACTTGCGCCGTCCAGTGAGTCGTATGACGGTTTCGGAGCAACAACTAGAGGGTGAATTCCGCTACGTCAATTCGCGGTTGATCACCAACGCCGAAGAGGTGGCCTTCTATCGAGGAAACGTTCGTGAAAAGCATACGATGTTGACGGCATTCACTCGTTTG GTGAGACATCTCCGTCGATTTTTGGAATTCCGTTTCACGATGGGATTTGTGGACAACATAATCGCTAAAT ATATTGCAACTGCCGTAGGATTTTTTGTCGTTAGTCGCCCGTTCTTTAGTACGACACATCATCTGTCCACCGCTGGATCTAGTGAGCGTTTGGAG CAATACTACAAAAGTGGTCGTATGTTGGTTAAGTTGGCTGAAGCTATCGGCCGTTTGGTTCTGGCAGGCCGAGAACTAACACGACTGGCTGGATTCACATTGCGTGTGACTGAATTAATTACTGTTTTACAAGATTTGAATAACGGCCGATATCAGCGTACTATGGTCTCCAATGAGAACG GTGAAGGAAAAGTTGTGTCGCGAGTGCCCTTGATTCCCGGAGCTGGTCGAATCATCAACAAGGACAATATTATCCATTTCGAGCACGTGCCCTTGGTAACACCCAACGGCGACGTCCTGATTGAAGACATGTCGTTTGAAGTCCATTCGGGAATGAACGTGCTCGTATGTGGACCCAATGGCTGTGGTAAATCGTCCTTGTTCAGAGTGTTGGGAGAG CTGTGGCCGGTGTTTGGTGGTACCTTGACTAAACCGGGACCGGGCAAGTTGTTCTACATTCCTCAGCGACCGTACATGACTTTAGGTTCATTGCGTGATCAAGTGATTTATCCAGACACCTATGATGACATGGTGCGCAAAGGAATTCATGACAACGATTTGCTCACATATCTCGATCTGGTTAAATTGACTTACATCCAAGAACGAGACGGCCGTTGGGACGCTGTTGCCGACTGGATGGATGTGCTCAGTGGCGGTGAGAAACAACGGATTGCC ATGGCACGACTATTTTACCATAAGCCTCAGTTCGCTATCCTGGACGAGTGCACGTCTGCCGTTAGCGTCGACGTGGAAGGTTCCATGTATCAATACTGTCGTCAAGTGGGAATCACGCTATTTACCGTCTCCCATCGACGGTCGCTATGGCAACATCACGAG TTTTACCTGCACATGGATGGACGGGGTAACTATGAATTCAAACCAATCGATTTGGACACAATTGAATTTGGTTCCTAA
- the LOC124189466 gene encoding ATP-binding cassette sub-family D member 3-like isoform X1 has product MAPVFSKLVSKSPGFLSSILGKPIAVTGGGLALLLWLASVHRTNQNRRAAAAERIQYVINEKNKRSAEKVAIDGTFIKRIAAILRIIIPGVFSPEAGFMILVAAALVARSSCDIWMIQNSTSIESAIIGRNFPLFKSYVIQFIAAMPMISMVNNVLKLGLDELKLRFRTRLTRHLYDQYLKDFTYYKMNNLDNRISNPDQLLTTDVERFCSSITELYSNISKPILDIVIYVHRLAVTIGGQGPSIMVLYLFVSGVLLTHLRRPVSRMTVSEQQLEGEFRYVNSRLITNAEEVAFYRGNVREKHTMLTAFTRLVRHLRRFLEFRFTMGFVDNIIAKYIATAVGFFVVSRPFFSTTHHLSTAGSSERLEQYYKSGRMLVKLAEAIGRLVLAGRELTRLAGFTLRVTELITVLQDLNNGRYQRTMVSNENGLNCNATCVGKKILTRILSLSKICGHLGEGKVVSRVPLIPGAGRIINKDNIIHFEHVPLVTPNGDVLIEDMSFEVHSGMNVLVCGPNGCGKSSLFRVLGELWPVFGGTLTKPGPGKLFYIPQRPYMTLGSLRDQVIYPDTYDDMVRKGIHDNDLLTYLDLVKLTYIQERDGRWDAVADWMDVLSGGEKQRIAMARLFYHKPQFAILDECTSAVSVDVEGSMYQYCRQVGITLFTVSHRRSLWQHHEFYLHMDGRGNYEFKPIDLDTIEFGS; this is encoded by the exons ATGGCTCCAGTCTTCAGTAAACTAGTTAGCAAAAGCCCTGGCTTTTTGTCTAGTATTTTGGGGAAACCGATTGCTGTTACCGGGGGAGGCCTCGCACTTCTGCTGTGGCTTGCTAGTGTTCATAGAACTAATCAAAACAGAAg agctgctgctgctgaaagaATTCAATATGTCATCAACGAG aaaaacaaaaggtcAGCTGAGAAGGTGGCAATCGATGGTACATTCATCAAACGTATTGCTGCCATCTTGCGTATCATCATACCTGGAGTATTTTCACCTGAAGCTGGCTTCATGATTTTAGTGGCTGCAGCATTAGTAGCCAGATCCAGTTGTGATATATGGATGATTCAGAATTCAACATCAATTGAAAG TGCTATTATTGGGCGCAATTTTCCacttttcaaaagttatgtaaTCCAGTTCATTGCAGCAATGCCAATG aTTTCTATGGTGAACAATGTCTTGAAg CTTGGATTGGACGAACTTAAACTCCGCTTTAGAACTCGACTGACTCGCCATCTCTATGACCAATACTTAAA AGATTTCACATACTACAAAATGAACAACCTCGACAACCGAATTTCAAATCCGGATCAACTACTTACAACCGATGTCGAACGATTCTGCTCGAGCATCACAGAACTCTATTCGAACATTAGCAAACCTATTTTGGACATTGTCATCTATGTTCATAGATTGGCTGTTACAATTGGTGGACAA GGTCCTAGCATTATGGTTCTTTATTTGTTCGTTTCCGGAGTCTTGTTGACTCACTTGCGCCGTCCAGTGAGTCGTATGACGGTTTCGGAGCAACAACTAGAGGGTGAATTCCGCTACGTCAATTCGCGGTTGATCACCAACGCCGAAGAGGTGGCCTTCTATCGAGGAAACGTTCGTGAAAAGCATACGATGTTGACGGCATTCACTCGTTTG GTGAGACATCTCCGTCGATTTTTGGAATTCCGTTTCACGATGGGATTTGTGGACAACATAATCGCTAAAT ATATTGCAACTGCCGTAGGATTTTTTGTCGTTAGTCGCCCGTTCTTTAGTACGACACATCATCTGTCCACCGCTGGATCTAGTGAGCGTTTGGAG CAATACTACAAAAGTGGTCGTATGTTGGTTAAGTTGGCTGAAGCTATCGGCCGTTTGGTTCTGGCAGGCCGAGAACTAACACGACTGGCTGGATTCACATTGCGTGTGACTGAATTAATTACTGTTTTACAAGATTTGAATAACGGCCGATATCAGCGTACTATGGTCTCCAATGAGAACGGTTTGAATTGCAATGCTACTTGTGTTGGGAAGAAAATATTAACCCGAATTTTGTCTCTTTCGAAAATATGTGGACATTTAGGTGAAGGAAAAGTTGTGTCGCGAGTGCCCTTGATTCCCGGAGCTGGTCGAATCATCAACAAGGACAATATTATCCATTTCGAGCACGTGCCCTTGGTAACACCCAACGGCGACGTCCTGATTGAAGACATGTCGTTTGAAGTCCATTCGGGAATGAACGTGCTCGTATGTGGACCCAATGGCTGTGGTAAATCGTCCTTGTTCAGAGTGTTGGGAGAG CTGTGGCCGGTGTTTGGTGGTACCTTGACTAAACCGGGACCGGGCAAGTTGTTCTACATTCCTCAGCGACCGTACATGACTTTAGGTTCATTGCGTGATCAAGTGATTTATCCAGACACCTATGATGACATGGTGCGCAAAGGAATTCATGACAACGATTTGCTCACATATCTCGATCTGGTTAAATTGACTTACATCCAAGAACGAGACGGCCGTTGGGACGCTGTTGCCGACTGGATGGATGTGCTCAGTGGCGGTGAGAAACAACGGATTGCC ATGGCACGACTATTTTACCATAAGCCTCAGTTCGCTATCCTGGACGAGTGCACGTCTGCCGTTAGCGTCGACGTGGAAGGTTCCATGTATCAATACTGTCGTCAAGTGGGAATCACGCTATTTACCGTCTCCCATCGACGGTCGCTATGGCAACATCACGAG TTTTACCTGCACATGGATGGACGGGGTAACTATGAATTCAAACCAATCGATTTGGACACAATTGAATTTGGTTCCTAA
- the LOC124189649 gene encoding pleckstrin homology domain-containing family F member 2-like, translating to MVDKLVNSEANARRIAMVEGCFGSSGHPLGIPGRVLVGEGVLTKMCRKKPKARQFFLFNDTLVYGNIVISKKKYNKQHIIPLEEIKLQSLEDDGPYRNGWLICTASKSFAVYAATATEKAEWIAHINKCVEDLLRKSGKKPLGEHAAVWVPDAEANVCMHCNKSQFNVLNRRHHCRKCGAVVCGPCSNKKFLLPVQSAKPLRVCLTCHDVLTKTKNNGGPNVSLNGDLSMDSSGEDDDDDDEDPENLSSSNEAKFYGEIQK from the exons ATGGTCGACAAATTAG TGAACAGTGAAGCAAATGCTCGCCGAATCGCCATGGTCGAAGGCTGCTTCGGCAGTTCTGGTCAT CCTCTTGGGATTCCAGGGCGGGTGTTGGTTGGTGAAGGAGTCTTGACAAAAATGTGCCGGAAAAAGCCTAAAGCTaggcagttttttttattcaatgaTACATTGGTTTATGGAAACATTGTGATTAGCAAAAAAAAG TATAACAAGCAACACATTATCCCTTTGGAAGAGATTAAACTTCAGTCTCTGGAAGATGATGGAC CTTACAGGAATGGTTGGTTAATTTGTACTGCATCAAAATCTTTTGCTGTTTATGCTGCCACAGCAACTGAAAAAGCTGAATGGATTGCCCACATTAACAAATGTGTTGAAGACCTTTTACGCAAAA GTGGGAAGAAACCGCTAGGAGAACATGCCGCCGTGTGGGTTCCAGACGCTGAGGCGAATGTTTGTATGCACTGCAACAAGTCACAGTTCAATGTGTTAAACAGAAGG CATCATTGCCGAAAATGTGGAGCAGTTGTTTGTGGCCCGTGTTCCAATAAGAAGTTTTTATTACCCGTTCAGTCAGCCAAGCCTTTAAGAGTCTGCCTCACCTGTCACGATGTTTTaactaaaaccaaaaataatggAGGACCTAATGTGTCTTTGA ACGGGGACCTGAGCATGGATTCTTCTGgtgaagatgacgacgacgatgatgaggaTCCAGAAAATCTTTCTTCTTCGAATGAA GCTAAATTTTATGGAGAAATTCAAAAGTGA
- the LOC124189672 gene encoding aprataxin-like isoform X2: MSCGFQFVNRTSTMSTNAFQELMKSSRKTTEKSPPSKRTKVDVAKEVSSNKSTSGKHFWKSGLTHAMNDSENIVESTDSLVIIKDKYQKANFHYLIMPKDVQLNSPQKLTNLNLHLLKDMQQKAQVLINDLHPKAKFKIGFHAKPSMDHLHLHVISTDFVSSCMKTKKHWNSFNTEHFLNLSDLITELEEKGNLDDYYPNDKDIELYLKKPLRCNQCPFEAKTMPSLKTHLDAHAC, translated from the exons ATGAGTTGTGGATTTCAATTCGTCAATAGAAC ttCCACAATGTCTACTAACGCGTTTCAAGAACTGATGAAATCATCTAGGAAAACTACTGAAAAAAGCCCACcatcaaagagaacaaaagTTGATGTGGCCAAAGAAGTCAGCAGCAATAAAAGCACTTCTGGGAAACATTTTTGGAAAAGTGGACTGACACATGCAATGAATGATTCAGAAAACATTGTTGAATCAACTGATTCTCTTGTCATCATCAAGGACAAATATCAAAAA GCCAATTTTCACTATTTGATAATGCCCAAGGATGTTCAATTGAACTCTCCACAAAAATTGACTAACTTAAATCTTCATCTTTTGAAAGACATGCAACAGAAAGCTCAAGTGCTCATCAATGATCTTCATCCAAAAGCAAAATTCAA GATTGGTTTTCATGCTAAACCAAGCATGGATCACTTACATCTACATGTTATCAGTAcagattttgtttcttcttgcATGAAGACCAAAAAACACTGGAATTCATTTAATACTGAGCACTTCCTGAATCTTTCAG ATCTGATCACAGagttggaagaaaaagggaatttgGATGACTACTATCCAAATGATAAAGATATCGAGTTGTACCTGAAAAAGCCGCTAAGATGTAACCAATGTCCATTCGAAGCAAAGACAATGCCGAGTCTCAAGACACACTTGGACGCGCACGCTTGCTAG
- the LOC124189672 gene encoding aprataxin-like isoform X1 produces MSCGFQFVNRTFVSTMSTNAFQELMKSSRKTTEKSPPSKRTKVDVAKEVSSNKSTSGKHFWKSGLTHAMNDSENIVESTDSLVIIKDKYQKANFHYLIMPKDVQLNSPQKLTNLNLHLLKDMQQKAQVLINDLHPKAKFKIGFHAKPSMDHLHLHVISTDFVSSCMKTKKHWNSFNTEHFLNLSDLITELEEKGNLDDYYPNDKDIELYLKKPLRCNQCPFEAKTMPSLKTHLDAHAC; encoded by the exons ATGAGTTGTGGATTTCAATTCGTCAATAGAACGTTCGT ttCCACAATGTCTACTAACGCGTTTCAAGAACTGATGAAATCATCTAGGAAAACTACTGAAAAAAGCCCACcatcaaagagaacaaaagTTGATGTGGCCAAAGAAGTCAGCAGCAATAAAAGCACTTCTGGGAAACATTTTTGGAAAAGTGGACTGACACATGCAATGAATGATTCAGAAAACATTGTTGAATCAACTGATTCTCTTGTCATCATCAAGGACAAATATCAAAAA GCCAATTTTCACTATTTGATAATGCCCAAGGATGTTCAATTGAACTCTCCACAAAAATTGACTAACTTAAATCTTCATCTTTTGAAAGACATGCAACAGAAAGCTCAAGTGCTCATCAATGATCTTCATCCAAAAGCAAAATTCAA GATTGGTTTTCATGCTAAACCAAGCATGGATCACTTACATCTACATGTTATCAGTAcagattttgtttcttcttgcATGAAGACCAAAAAACACTGGAATTCATTTAATACTGAGCACTTCCTGAATCTTTCAG ATCTGATCACAGagttggaagaaaaagggaatttgGATGACTACTATCCAAATGATAAAGATATCGAGTTGTACCTGAAAAAGCCGCTAAGATGTAACCAATGTCCATTCGAAGCAAAGACAATGCCGAGTCTCAAGACACACTTGGACGCGCACGCTTGCTAG
- the LOC124189665 gene encoding TLC domain-containing protein 2-like, whose product MADIPSEIDVKSEIYGPVASAVSFVGFALTHVLLRPLTPASVLKSGAQTTWKWRNTCNSLVHSILTGVWAMLCFYWHPKMAEDLIGTHSTSSHLLVSVSVGYFIYDFMDMLLNHRKRSSYELMIHHFFVVLCFGLSMLTRLYIGYSVVALLVEVNSIFLHTRQLMIIQGSPRQHSGYRLNALLNIGTFLIFRILTLGWMTRWLVVHREEVPVFAYTLGSVGLAVIVLMSIVLFFRILDADFISKKARNKKE is encoded by the exons ATGGCAGACATCCCAAGTGAAATTGACGTTAAAAGTGAAATTTATGGCCCTGTTGCTTCAGCTGTGAGTTTTGTAGGGTTCGCCCTAACACACGTTCTGCTAAGACCACTCACGCCAGCTTCCGTTCTGAAATCAGGAGCACAGACAACGTGGAAATGGAGGAATACTTGCAATTCATTGGTTCATTCTATATTGACTGGCGTCTGGGCGATGCTTTG TTTTTATTGGCATCCAAAAATGGCAGAGGATTTAATAGGAACACATTCCACTTCATCACATTTATTGGTATCCGTTTCTGTTG gatattttatttatgactTCATGGATATGCTACTGAACCACCGAAAGCGTAGTTCATACGAGTTGATGATTCATCATTTCTTC GTTGTTCTCTGCTTTGGATTGTCGATGCTAACTCGACTTTATATTGGCTACTCAGTTGTCGCTCTACTAGTCGAAGTCAATTCAATATTTCTTCACACAAGGCAGCTTATGATCATCCAGGGATCGCCGCGACAGCATTCCGGTTATCGTCTCAACGCCTTGTTAAACATTG gtacatttttgatttttcgcaTTCTCACGCTCGGTTGGATGACTCGTTGGCTAGTAGTACACAGGGAAGAAGTTCCTGTTTTTGCTTACACTCTCGGAAGTGTCG GTCTAGCTGTCATAGTCTTGATGAGTATCGTCCTATTTTTTCGAATCCTGGATGCGGATTTCATTAGTAAAAAGgcgcgaaacaaaaaagaatag
- the LOC124189656 gene encoding structure-specific endonuclease subunit slx1-like yields MSSTVIENFYGVYLLFCENPKYLGRTYIGYTVNPNRRIQQHNKGVRSGGAYKTSNKGPWEMCLIVHGFPNDISGLRFEWAWQHPEKSRRLRKLIERKRAKENSFQHKIRILSHMLRIGPWNRLALTIQWLVPKYRVEFETSLLPPPHMPIEEGRVISKKVPSPSNEKVSTKSSSSSAKCDICHQIMDNDDVLNCINNDCTLKTHILCLASHFLKSEPDHMLPLEGSCPSCHSELLWADLIRKFKGCYQNQNLALDETILT; encoded by the exons ATGAGCAGTACtgtaatagaaaatttttacgGTGTTTATCTACTTTTCTGTGAGAATCCAAAGTATTTGGGACGTACTTACATTGGATACACTGTAAACCCGAACCGTAGaatacaacaacacaacaaaggAGTACGCTCTGGAGGTGCATACAAAACATCTAATAAAGGGCCATg ggaAATGTGCTTGATAGTTCATGGTTTCCCAAATGACATTTCAGGACTCAGA tttGAGTGGGCCTGGCAACACCCAGAAAAGTCTCGCAGATTGAGAAAGCTGATTGAAAGGAAAAGAGCCAAAGAAAACAGTTTTCAACACAAAATTCGTATTCTGTCTCATATGTTGCGAATAGGACCGTGGAACAGACTCGCCTTAACTATCCAATGGCTCGTGCCAAAATATCGAGTCGAGTTCGAAACCAGTTTGCTGCCACCACCTCATATGCCCATAGAAGAAGGACGTGTGATTTCCAAAAAAGTTCCATCACCTTCGAATGAAAAGGTTTCGACTAAATCATCCTCATCCTCAGCAAAGTGCGATATTTGCCATCAGATAATGGATAATGACGACGTTTTGAATTGTATTAATAATGACTGCACCTTAAAAACACATATTTTGTGTCTTGCttcacattttttgaaatctgaACCAGATCACATGCTGCCATTGGAGGGATCATGTCCAAGTTGCCATAGTGAATTATTATGGGCCGATTTAATTCGCAAATTCAAGGGTTGTTATCAAAACCAAAATCTTGCTCTTGATGAAACtattttaacataa
- the LOC124189492 gene encoding sex-lethal homolog isoform X2 — translation MASATGSDHTPSSSPNPGSSCDDSSRTNLIINYLPQNLTESELFKMFVTIGTVTNCKIMRDFRTGYSYGFGFVNYQKADDAIRAIQTLNGLQIQNKRIKVSYARPPGEDRKETNLYVTNLPRDVTEDELTNIFSAHGNIVQMNLLKDKITGMPRGVAFVRFDKREEAMAAIEHLNGTIPHGRTNPISVKIAEEHGKQKAAYFAGWEAGRQQARLGNVGGQPQGGMVNHGGHGGGHGGRSGGGGHYNAGLPLASRPPNAPGFVHSSGMGQVRPDKGSNSSRYNPIGMGGGYNVYNWN, via the exons ATGGCATCAGCTACTGGATCTGATCACACTCCATCGTCCAGCCCCAACCCTGGTAGTTCCTGTGATGATTCGTCGCGGACCAATTTGATCATCAACTACCTGCCTCAGAATCTGACGGAGAGCGAACTCTTTAAGATGTTTGTCACTATTGGAACGGTGACGAACTGCAAAATTATGAGAGATTTTCGG ACTGGATACAGCTACGGATTCGGTTTCGTCAACTATCAAAAAGCTGATGATGCTATCCGGGCTATTCAAACTTTGAATGggcttcaaattcaaaataaacgTATCAAAGTATCGTATGCCCGACCACCTGGCGAAGACCGAAAGGAAACCAATCTATATGTTACTAATCTCCCTAG AGATGTTACAGAAGATGAATTGACAAATATATTTTCTGCCCATGGAAATATAGTGCAAATGAATTTACTCAAAGACAAAATAACTGGTATGCCCAGGGGTGTGGCATTTGTcag GTTTGATAAGAGAGAAGAAGCCATGGCTGCCATTGAGCATCTGAATGGTACAATCCCACATGGACGTACTAACCCCATTAGTGTAAAAATTGCTGAAGAGCACGGCAAACAGAAGGCAGCTTATTTTGCTGGATGGGAAGCTGGAAGACAGCAAGCGCGAC TTGGTAATGTTGGAGGACAACCCCAAGGTGGGATGGTTAACCATGGTGGACATGGGGGTGGTCATGGTGGCCGAAGCGGAGGAGGTGGACACTACAACGCCGGTCTGCCGTTAGCATCGCGGCCGCCGAATGCTCCTGGTTTCGTCCACTCGTCAGGCATGGGACAAGTTCGACCGGATAAAGGGTCTAATAGCAGCCGTTACAATCCCATCGGAATGGGTGGCGGCTACAACGTTTACAATTGGAACTAA
- the LOC124189492 gene encoding sex-lethal homolog isoform X1, protein MASATGSDHTPSSSPNPGSSCDDSSRTNLIINYLPQNLTESELFKMFVTIGTVTNCKIMRDFRTGYSYGFGFVNYQKADDAIRAIQTLNGLQIQNKRIKVSYARPPGEDRKETNLYVTNLPRDVTEDELTNIFSAHGNIVQMNLLKDKITGMPRGVAFVRFDKREEAMAAIEHLNGTIPHGRTNPISVKIAEEHGKQKAAYFAGWEAGRQQARPVGNVGGQPQGGMVNHGGHGGGHGGRSGGGGHYNAGLPLASRPPNAPGFVHSSGMGQVRPDKGSNSSRYNPIGMGGGYNVYNWN, encoded by the exons ATGGCATCAGCTACTGGATCTGATCACACTCCATCGTCCAGCCCCAACCCTGGTAGTTCCTGTGATGATTCGTCGCGGACCAATTTGATCATCAACTACCTGCCTCAGAATCTGACGGAGAGCGAACTCTTTAAGATGTTTGTCACTATTGGAACGGTGACGAACTGCAAAATTATGAGAGATTTTCGG ACTGGATACAGCTACGGATTCGGTTTCGTCAACTATCAAAAAGCTGATGATGCTATCCGGGCTATTCAAACTTTGAATGggcttcaaattcaaaataaacgTATCAAAGTATCGTATGCCCGACCACCTGGCGAAGACCGAAAGGAAACCAATCTATATGTTACTAATCTCCCTAG AGATGTTACAGAAGATGAATTGACAAATATATTTTCTGCCCATGGAAATATAGTGCAAATGAATTTACTCAAAGACAAAATAACTGGTATGCCCAGGGGTGTGGCATTTGTcag GTTTGATAAGAGAGAAGAAGCCATGGCTGCCATTGAGCATCTGAATGGTACAATCCCACATGGACGTACTAACCCCATTAGTGTAAAAATTGCTGAAGAGCACGGCAAACAGAAGGCAGCTTATTTTGCTGGATGGGAAGCTGGAAGACAGCAAGCGCGAC CAGTTGGTAATGTTGGAGGACAACCCCAAGGTGGGATGGTTAACCATGGTGGACATGGGGGTGGTCATGGTGGCCGAAGCGGAGGAGGTGGACACTACAACGCCGGTCTGCCGTTAGCATCGCGGCCGCCGAATGCTCCTGGTTTCGTCCACTCGTCAGGCATGGGACAAGTTCGACCGGATAAAGGGTCTAATAGCAGCCGTTACAATCCCATCGGAATGGGTGGCGGCTACAACGTTTACAATTGGAACTAA
- the LOC124189700 gene encoding ubiquitin-conjugating enzyme E2 L3, producing the protein MAATRRLHKELEDIKKSGLKSFRDIQVDEQNILTWHGLIVPENAPYNKGAFRIEINFPAEYPFKPPKIAFKTKIYHPNIDEKGQVCLPIISAENWKPATKTDQVIQALVALVNDPEPEHPLRADLAEEYSKDKKKFMKNAEEFTKKNSEKRPSD; encoded by the exons atgGCGGCAACTAGAAGACTTCACAAG GAATTGGAAGACATCAAGAAGTCTGGGTTGAAATCTTTTCGCGACATTCAAGTTGatgaacaaaacattttgactTGGCATGGACTTATTGTTCCT GAAAATGCTCCCTACAATAAAGGAGCTTTTcggattgaaataaatttcccTGCTGAGTATCCATTCAAACCACCAAAAATTGCGTTCAAGACAAAAATCTATCATCCAAATATTGATGAAAAGGGAcag gTCTGTTTGCCCATAATAAGTGCTGAAAACTGGAAGCCTGCCACCAAAACTGATCAAGTGATACAAGCGCTGGTTGCCTTGGTTAATGATCCAGAGCCTGAACATCCACTTAGGGCTGATCTTGCTGAAGAGTATTccaaagacaaaaagaaattcatgaAGAATGCAGAAgagtttacaaaaaaaaacagtgagaAGAGACCAAGTGATtaa